The Planctomycetota bacterium DNA window CCGGAATGGCGCCGAGCTGTTCGTCGTCGTCCGCTGACCTGCTGGGGTGAAACGATGGACGATCATCGCTTCTTCCTGGAGCTGGTGGCGGTCCTGCTATCGGCGCGCCTGTTCGCGGCCGTCGCCGTCAAGGCGGGCATGCCGGCGGTGATCGGCGAACTGGTTGCCGGCGTCATTCTCGGCCCCAGCCTGCTCGGATGGCTCGAGCCGGGCGAGATGCTAAGGCTCCTTGCCGAGATCGGCGTCACGTTCCTGCTCTTTGAGGTCGGCCTCGAGACGGATGTTGCGAGGCTGGTCCGCACGGGAGGCAAGGCCGTGGCCGTCGCAGTTGCAGGCCTTCTTCTCCCGCTCGGCTTCGGCTTTGCGCTTGCCTACTGGGTGTTCGGCGCCTCGTTCCTTGTCGCGCTCCTGGTCGGCGCCACGCTCACCGCGACCAGCACCGGCATAACCGTCCGTGTCCTTTCGGAACTGAACCGCCAGAAGAGCCCGGAAGCGCAGATCGTGATCGGCGCGGCAGTGGTCGATGACCTGCTCAGCGTATTGCTGCTCGTGCTCGTCCATCAGTTTGCCACCGAGGGTGCCGTCCATTGGACCGATACGGCACGTGTTTTCGTCTTTCTTGTGGGCTTCTTTGTGTTCGCACCTTTCATCGCCCATCCGCTCACCTGGACGGTCCGAAGGCTTGATGAGATGGGACGCATTCCCGGCCTGGTGCCAACCGTCATCGCGGCACTCGTGTTCTTCTTTGCGTGGCTCGCGACCCTGGTCGGTGCACCCGCCATCCTCGGCGGCCTTGCCGCGGGCCTTTCCCTCTCTCGTCGATTCTTCTTGCCGCTCGGCGTCGTCCCCCGGGTGGACCGGGACTTTGCGCACAAGGTCGAGACGCAAATGAAGCCGATCATCCACCTCTTCACGCCGTTCTTCTTCGTGGTCGTCGGCCTCTCGCTGGACCTCAGCCTGGTCCGCTGGGACGAGCCCTTCGTCTGGACGTTCTCTTCGTGCCTGCTTGTCGCAGCTGTGCTCGGTAAGCTGATCGGGCCCTTGCTGATCCCGGCACCATGGCCGTCCCGCGTAATGATCGGCACGGCGATGGTGCCGAGGGGTGAGGTCGGTCTGATCTTTGCCGAGCTCGGTCGCAGCGCGGGTGTCTTCACGGGCGACGTTTACGCCGTCATGGTCTTCGTGATCGCCCTTACCACGTTGCTCCCCCTCTTTCTGTTCAGGTGGCTGCACACCCGCACGCTTCGCGGCGAGGAGCCCTTGCTTGCCCTTGATGCGCCGGCGCCGGCGGCCGCGTGTCCGGACAAGGAATAGGGCAATGAGCGCCCACGCCCTGCACAAGCTACGCAACCTCTTCCATTCGGCGCTCCTGATTGTTGGGATGGCGCTGATCGTGAGCGCCTGCGCGTGGACTCTTTGGGGAGCGGAAGGGATCGTTTGGGGGCTCACCGGGACGACCCTCGCGATGGTGCTTTCGCCCGCGATGCCGCCGGTTCTCGTACTTTCACTTTATCGAGCGCGACCCGTCAGCCACACGGAGTTCCCCGAGCTCTATGTCGCCTTGGCGGAACTCAGCCGGCGCGCCGACTTGTCGGCGCCGCCCCGCCTTTACTACGTGCCAAGCGCGATGCTCAACGCCTTCGCCGTCGGCAACCGGAACGCCGCAGCAATTGCGGTGACGGACGGCATGTTGCGCAACCTGACCTTCCGCGAGCTTGTCGGTGTGCTCGCACATGAGGTGAGCCATATCGCGAACAATGACTTGTGGGTCATGAATCTTGCCGATGCGATGAGCCGGGTCACCGCGCTGATGTCTTATCTCGGCATCTTCTTGCTGGCGGTGAACCTTCCGCTGATCGCCGCCGACGGCGGTGTGGTGCCTTGGGTGCTCGTGCTGCTCTTGATTGTTGCGCCGACGCTTATGGACTTGCTTCAGCTCGCGCTTTCGCGGGCGCGCGAGTTCGATGCCGATCTCGACGCCGTCAGACTGACAGGCGAGACGGAGTGGCTGGCATCAGCGCTCGCCGAACTCGAGAGCTGGCAGGGGCGCTTCTGGGAAAGCGTGCTCTTCCCCGGCCGACGCGTGCCGGATCCGTCTCTTCTTCGCACCCATCCCCCGACGGAGGAGCGCATTCGTCGACTGATGGGGCTCCGCGGCGAAATCTCGTCGCCACCGCTGTTGCGCCCGGCAGCCCGCGTGGTGGTTGTGCCGGCCACGATCATGCCGGTTGCGAGACCACCCCGGTACCGCTGGCCGGGCATCTGATACTGAGCCTGGTGTGGGAATGGTGGTACGGGTGGGTCGCGATGAGCCGGATTCTACTTGTACTCGGCATCGTCCTTGTGATCGCCGGCCTCCTCTGGCCGTGGCTGGGAAAGCTGGGCCCGGGCAGATTGCCGGGAGACATCGTCATTGAGCGGGAGGGCTTTCGCGTCTACCTCCCGCTTATGACGTCGTTGCCCGTGAGCCTGGCACTGAGCTTCCTGTTTTGGCTGCTGAATCGGTAGAGGCGCGCCCTTCTGGTCCTAGCGCGGTGCCGGCTCACCCTTGGCTTTGCCGGTACCATGCCGATGCAGGGGTAGCGCGGCGTGACTGGTTTGCGGCACGGCCGTGTAGCTTTCCTTGTCTTCAGGCGCCGGTGCCGCCCGCTGGGTAAGGCGGTACCCGCTGTAGACGGCATAGGCACCCATGGCGGCGGCGATGACAACGAACAGCCCTTCTGGGCCGAGACCCCCCATAACCACGCTCGCCGCAAAAGGTCCCACGGCGGAGCCGATCCCGTACACGAGCACGAGGCCGCTGGCGGCGGCGATCAACTCGTTTTCTTCGATATGATCGTTAAGATGGGCGACGCAAAGGGAGTAGACCGGCATCGTCGCGCCGCCAAGGAGACAAGACAGCCCGACCAGACGGGCCGGCGACGCTTGGGAGTGGGTCGCTATAAGAGCGGCGGTCGCGGCGGCCACCGCAGATGTCCCGACGATGACGTATCGTCGGTCCATTCGGTCGGAGAGCCAGCCGAGCGGCCACTGCAGGATCAGCGCGCCCGTCAACATGCCCCCGATGAAGATCGCGATGGCGTCTTTCTCCAAGCCGATCGACTGGGCAAAGGTCGGTGCCATTCCGAAGAATGCGCTGACGGTGAGGCCGAGAACGAAGGCGCCGACCAGGGCCAGC harbors:
- a CDS encoding cation:proton antiporter, producing the protein MDDHRFFLELVAVLLSARLFAAVAVKAGMPAVIGELVAGVILGPSLLGWLEPGEMLRLLAEIGVTFLLFEVGLETDVARLVRTGGKAVAVAVAGLLLPLGFGFALAYWVFGASFLVALLVGATLTATSTGITVRVLSELNRQKSPEAQIVIGAAVVDDLLSVLLLVLVHQFATEGAVHWTDTARVFVFLVGFFVFAPFIAHPLTWTVRRLDEMGRIPGLVPTVIAALVFFFAWLATLVGAPAILGGLAAGLSLSRRFFLPLGVVPRVDRDFAHKVETQMKPIIHLFTPFFFVVVGLSLDLSLVRWDEPFVWTFSSCLLVAAVLGKLIGPLLIPAPWPSRVMIGTAMVPRGEVGLIFAELGRSAGVFTGDVYAVMVFVIALTTLLPLFLFRWLHTRTLRGEEPLLALDAPAPAAACPDKE
- a CDS encoding M48 family metalloprotease, giving the protein MSAHALHKLRNLFHSALLIVGMALIVSACAWTLWGAEGIVWGLTGTTLAMVLSPAMPPVLVLSLYRARPVSHTEFPELYVALAELSRRADLSAPPRLYYVPSAMLNAFAVGNRNAAAIAVTDGMLRNLTFRELVGVLAHEVSHIANNDLWVMNLADAMSRVTALMSYLGIFLLAVNLPLIAADGGVVPWVLVLLLIVAPTLMDLLQLALSRAREFDADLDAVRLTGETEWLASALAELESWQGRFWESVLFPGRRVPDPSLLRTHPPTEERIRRLMGLRGEISSPPLLRPAARVVVVPATIMPVARPPRYRWPGI
- a CDS encoding DUF2905 family protein, which codes for MSRILLVLGIVLVIAGLLWPWLGKLGPGRLPGDIVIEREGFRVYLPLMTSLPVSLALSFLFWLLNR
- a CDS encoding MFS transporter, with the protein product MGGEPAIPDADAGRRVRSVLSCLGVPLAGSGADHAYRGGHSRGGGSPRLRLGQLYALSPLALVGAFVLGLTVSAFFGMAPTFAQSIGLEKDAIAIFIGGMLTGALILQWPLGWLSDRMDRRYVIVGTSAVAAATAALIATHSQASPARLVGLSCLLGGATMPVYSLCVAHLNDHIEENELIAAASGLVLVYGIGSAVGPFAASVVMGGLGPEGLFVVIAAAMGAYAVYSGYRLTQRAAPAPEDKESYTAVPQTSHAALPLHRHGTGKAKGEPAPR